The Zootoca vivipara chromosome 4, rZooViv1.1, whole genome shotgun sequence genome has a segment encoding these proteins:
- the LOC118084639 gene encoding uncharacterized protein LOC118084639 → MGSKTRAATATGKRQSLTGDNDPLGDVKELITEMNKTLIVEMNKTLSDKLDSVESKLENNSKVISELTGQIKELFGKNKEMEKAVKELNIKVNNQEDNISKLTSESRDLKRIQERNDKERRELLKTQEDLADQLALIEMRQKELILRLRGVPERQGERIEEKLFKELANWLGVKEEDLMMDVDKIYRIRGDRSKKFKGPGDCLIFLNSGLLKDKILQRKKQEPLVIEGKSIAIFKEVPKRFRVKRLKYKRLTDALSAKGIWYVWEFPEGLTFTFKERRKTIKSIEDAENFLERSGKELLGGGEEAEENETEIGH, encoded by the coding sequence ATGGGAtctaaaaccagagcagcaacggCGACGGGGAAACGCCAATCTCTCACAGGTGATAATGACCCATTAGGGGATGTCAAGGAGTTgattactgaaatgaataagaCTTTAATTGTTGAAATGAATAAGACCCTAAGCGATAAATTAGATTCTGTGGAGAGTAAATTAGAAAATAATTCCAAAGTAATTTCAGAATTGACTGGACAAATTAAGGAACTTTTCGGtaaaaataaggaaatggaaaaagcgGTGAAAGAACTGAATATCAAAGTCAACAACCAGGAAGATAACATCAGCAAACTGACATCAGAGAGCAGAGATTTGAAAAGGATACAAGAACGAAATGATAAGGAAAGAAGAGAATTGTTAAAGACGCAGGAAGATTTGGCGGACCAGCTGGCCCTAATAGAGATGAGACAGAAGGAACTAATTCTCAGATTAAGGGGCGTACCAGAGAGGCAGGGTGAAAGGATTGAGGAGAAACTGTTTAAGGAACTTGCGAACTGGCTCGGTGTCAAAGAAGAAGATCTGATGATGGACGTCGATAAAATATATCGTATAAGGGGCGACCGATCCAAGAAGTTTAAGGGACCTGGAGATTGTTTGATTTTCCTAAATTCCGGACTGCTAAAGGACAAAATTTTACAAAGGAAGAAGCAGGAACCCTTGGTGATAGAGGGCAAATCAATTGCCATCTTTAAAGAGGTTCCAAAGAGGTTCAGAGTAAAAAGACTGAAATATAAAAGACTGACGGATGCCCTATCAGCGAAGGGGATTTGGTATGTGTGGGAATTTCCCGAGGGCCTCActtttacttttaaggaaagaagaaagacaaTAAAGAGTATAGAAGACGCAGAAAATTTCCTAGAAAGATCAGGAAAGGAATtgctgggaggaggggaagaagcagaagaaaacgaAACAGAAATAGGCCACTAA